One Thiocapsa bogorovii DNA segment encodes these proteins:
- a CDS encoding PASTA domain-containing protein has protein sequence MIGWLFWALFAAAFPACLQATENLITAPTEPLRLAQRDEEPSRVRVPDVRGRNITQAEAVILRAGLSPGRMTPQDSDWADNTVLRQDPAPGQQVQHGTPVGL, from the coding sequence ATGATCGGCTGGCTTTTCTGGGCGTTGTTTGCAGCGGCCTTTCCGGCCTGTCTCCAGGCGACGGAGAACCTGATCACGGCACCGACGGAGCCACTTCGACTCGCGCAGCGCGATGAAGAACCAAGCCGTGTCCGCGTCCCAGACGTGCGTGGGCGGAATATCACACAGGCGGAGGCCGTCATCCTCCGCGCGGGACTCTCCCCCGGCCGGATGACACCGCAGGATTCGGATTGGGCAGATAACACGGTGCTGCGCCAGGACCCTGCTCCGGGGCAGCAGGTCCAACACGGTACGCCCGTCGGCTTGTAG
- the tnpA gene encoding IS66 family insertion sequence element accessory protein TnpA: MAEKRRSREQWRELVRGWPGSGLTQAQYCEHHGISTGSLSRWRAVFGREHQAGGGPARSRAEAPLCLLPVQFSEALEPARRDRVLTVVFGDGVRLEVPPGCDGATLARVVDVLAQRTTA; the protein is encoded by the coding sequence ATGGCAGAGAAGCGGCGCAGTCGCGAGCAGTGGCGGGAGTTGGTCCGGGGCTGGCCGGGCAGTGGTCTGACGCAGGCACAGTACTGCGAACACCACGGCATTTCCACCGGGAGTCTGTCGCGGTGGCGGGCCGTCTTCGGCCGGGAGCACCAAGCGGGCGGCGGCCCGGCGCGATCCCGCGCCGAGGCGCCGTTATGCTTGCTGCCGGTGCAATTCAGTGAAGCCCTCGAGCCGGCGCGCCGTGATCGGGTGCTGACCGTCGTCTTCGGTGACGGCGTGCGCCTGGAGGTCCCGCCCGGATGCGATGGCGCCACACTCGCGCGGGTGGTGGATGTGCTCGCGCAGCGCACGACGGCATGA
- the tnpB gene encoding IS66 family insertion sequence element accessory protein TnpB (TnpB, as the term is used for proteins encoded by IS66 family insertion elements, is considered an accessory protein, since TnpC, encoded by a neighboring gene, is a DDE family transposase.) yields MIGFGARTQVYLAAGATDMRKQIDGLAALVVDVLQADPFSDHLFVFCNRSRDKLKILYWHNNGFWLWYRRLERERFWWPAPQSVTPVMLSIRELGWLLEGLDPRRVKAHRRAEFDLL; encoded by the coding sequence ATGATCGGCTTCGGCGCACGCACGCAGGTGTATCTGGCTGCAGGGGCCACGGACATGCGCAAACAAATCGACGGTCTTGCGGCCTTGGTGGTCGATGTGCTGCAGGCCGATCCGTTCTCGGATCATCTGTTCGTCTTCTGTAATCGCAGCCGCGACAAGCTCAAGATTCTCTATTGGCACAACAACGGCTTTTGGCTGTGGTATCGGCGTTTGGAGCGCGAGCGGTTTTGGTGGCCGGCGCCGCAGAGCGTCACACCGGTCATGCTCTCGATCCGCGAATTGGGCTGGTTGCTCGAAGGGCTCGATCCGCGCCGTGTCAAAGCCCATCGGCGGGCTGAATTCGACCTGCTTTAA
- the tnpC gene encoding IS66 family transposase, whose amino-acid sequence MDGPLQRLPNDPEMLHGIIGRLSDQLAQSERERAEQSLQLEQHSNTLQQQTRRIDQLLEYIELLRRKRFGRSADRIPESQLGLFDETELEALIAELEAELPADTAPPATPAEDTLAPPKGKPVRRPLPSHLPRVERILDLPEAEKAAMGEDWVLIGYDSSEQLAVIPRQTYVIEYKRAKYVARNEDVPGAEVGVKIAPRPAQIIPKSIAHSSLLASIVTAKFVDALPLYRQETIFAREGIALGRQTMAGLLIQLQVPLQPVAAALKDLLRRGAVVHIDETPVQVLREPGRENTQDSYMWVFCGGPPGTPVRWFEYAPSRAAEVPRRVLFASDVDPPPLPLYLQSDGYGAYGVLAAAPGVIGHAGCWAHVRRKFVDAANGRNAGAAQQMVALIGELYAVERRLRDADPQTRLRGRSEHSRAILMRIRRWLDRTATRVLPKSLLGEAIAYALGQWPILITFLEDGHLEIDNNIAENAIRPFVVGRKNWLFAGSPKGAETSALLFSLIETAKANGLEPWAYLNHLFEHLPGAKSPEAVAALLPHNLKMDDLKREGSIR is encoded by the coding sequence ATGGACGGCCCGCTTCAAAGACTTCCGAATGACCCCGAGATGCTCCACGGGATCATTGGCCGGTTAAGCGATCAACTGGCGCAATCCGAACGCGAGCGAGCCGAACAGTCGCTGCAGTTGGAACAGCACTCCAATACCCTGCAACAGCAGACCCGGCGTATTGACCAGTTGCTCGAGTACATCGAGCTGTTGCGGCGCAAGCGCTTCGGCCGCAGTGCCGATCGCATCCCCGAGAGTCAGCTCGGGCTGTTTGACGAGACCGAGCTCGAGGCGCTGATCGCCGAACTGGAAGCCGAGCTGCCGGCCGACACCGCGCCGCCGGCGACACCCGCCGAAGACACCCTCGCGCCGCCCAAGGGCAAGCCGGTGCGCCGGCCGCTGCCGAGCCATCTGCCGCGGGTCGAGCGTATCCTGGATCTGCCCGAGGCGGAGAAAGCCGCCATGGGCGAGGATTGGGTCTTGATCGGCTACGACAGCTCCGAGCAACTGGCGGTCATCCCCCGCCAGACCTACGTCATCGAATACAAGCGCGCCAAATACGTTGCCCGTAACGAAGATGTGCCGGGCGCGGAGGTCGGGGTGAAGATCGCCCCGCGTCCGGCGCAGATCATCCCCAAATCCATCGCCCACAGCTCATTGCTGGCCTCCATCGTGACGGCCAAGTTCGTCGATGCCCTGCCGCTGTATCGTCAGGAGACGATCTTCGCGCGCGAGGGCATCGCGCTCGGGCGCCAAACCATGGCGGGCTTGCTCATCCAACTGCAGGTTCCGCTGCAACCCGTCGCCGCGGCGCTGAAAGACCTGCTGCGCCGGGGAGCGGTGGTGCATATCGACGAGACGCCGGTGCAGGTCCTGCGCGAGCCCGGACGCGAGAACACGCAAGACTCCTACATGTGGGTGTTTTGCGGCGGGCCGCCGGGCACACCGGTGCGCTGGTTCGAGTATGCCCCGAGCCGGGCCGCGGAAGTCCCTCGTCGGGTGCTGTTCGCGAGCGACGTCGATCCGCCGCCGCTGCCGTTGTATCTGCAATCCGACGGCTACGGCGCCTATGGTGTCCTCGCCGCTGCGCCCGGAGTCATCGGCCATGCCGGGTGCTGGGCGCACGTGCGACGCAAGTTCGTCGATGCCGCCAACGGGCGCAACGCCGGTGCCGCGCAGCAGATGGTGGCCCTGATCGGGGAGCTCTATGCGGTGGAGCGGCGCCTGCGCGACGCCGATCCCCAGACCCGGCTGCGCGGGCGTAGCGAGCACAGTCGAGCGATCCTCATGCGCATCCGCCGGTGGCTGGATCGCACCGCCACCCGCGTGCTTCCCAAAAGCCTGCTCGGCGAAGCCATCGCCTATGCCCTCGGCCAATGGCCGATCCTCATCACCTTTCTCGAGGACGGGCACCTGGAGATCGACAACAACATCGCCGAAAACGCCATCCGGCCCTTTGTGGTCGGGAGAAAGAACTGGCTCTTCGCCGGCAGTCCCAAGGGCGCCGAAACCAGCGCGCTGCTCTTCAGCCTGATCGAAACCGCCAAGGCCAATGGCCTGGAGCCTTGGGCCTACCTCAACCACCTCTTCGAGCACCTGCCCGGTGCCAAGTCCCCCGAGGCGGTCGCGGCGCTGCTGCCGCACAATCTGAAAATGGACGACCTCAAAAGGGAAGGGTCAATCCGGTAG
- a CDS encoding cytochrome P450, which yields MSTATFPLIERKGHWLTGCLRAFREDRLGFLAESARIAPIVGFRLGHRRVYLISHPDLIRDLLVTKHRHLARDPLVRRILEKTLGVGLLTSEGEEWKRHRRMIAPALHLQQVRGYADSMARRALALTERWHDGQQADVEQEMDGLTLSIVTAALFRVDSTTHTATVAATVPALQAIATRQFDRLLQIPDWFPTPEYRRQRALSDTLGRIVLEAIHRRRASGADGGDLLTMMVHMTDAETGARLSDEEIRAEVLTLYLAGYDTTALTLTYVWYHLARQPEIAARFHAEVDAVLGGRPPGFDDLERLPYTRMVFKEALRLYPAAYLMVRAAAEPFDIGGHRIPANSVLMTSPYAMHRHPDLWEDPERFDPDRFAENAERRWHTFKYFPFGGGPHICIGNQFALVEGPLILATIGQRYRFALMHPNQQLELEPQITLGPKGGMPLRLHRRTPAREAA from the coding sequence ATGAGCACCGCGACGTTCCCACTGATCGAGCGCAAGGGCCATTGGCTCACCGGTTGTCTGCGGGCCTTTCGCGAGGATCGTCTCGGCTTCCTCGCCGAAAGCGCGCGGATCGCGCCAATCGTCGGATTCCGGCTCGGCCACAGGCGCGTCTATCTGATCTCCCATCCGGATCTCATCCGCGACCTGCTGGTGACCAAGCATCGGCATCTGGCGCGAGATCCACTCGTGCGCAGAATCCTCGAGAAGACCTTGGGGGTTGGTCTTCTGACCAGCGAAGGCGAGGAATGGAAACGCCACCGCCGCATGATCGCCCCCGCCCTGCACCTGCAGCAGGTGCGAGGCTATGCCGACAGCATGGCGCGCCGCGCGCTCGCCCTGACCGAGCGCTGGCACGACGGACAACAGGCGGATGTGGAACAGGAGATGGACGGACTCACGTTGTCCATCGTCACCGCGGCGCTTTTTCGGGTCGACAGCACCACCCATACCGCGACGGTGGCCGCCACGGTTCCGGCCTTGCAGGCCATCGCCACGCGCCAGTTCGACCGTCTGCTGCAGATCCCGGATTGGTTCCCGACCCCGGAGTATCGCCGCCAGCGGGCGCTCTCCGACACGCTCGGCCGCATCGTCTTGGAGGCGATCCACCGGCGTCGCGCGAGCGGTGCGGACGGCGGCGACCTCCTGACCATGATGGTGCACATGACCGACGCCGAAACCGGCGCGCGGCTATCCGACGAGGAGATCCGCGCCGAGGTGCTGACGCTCTATCTCGCCGGGTACGACACCACGGCCTTGACGCTCACCTACGTGTGGTATCACCTGGCGCGCCAGCCGGAGATCGCGGCACGTTTCCACGCGGAGGTCGATGCGGTCTTGGGCGGCCGACCGCCCGGGTTCGATGACCTGGAGCGTCTGCCGTATACCCGGATGGTCTTCAAGGAGGCATTGCGGCTCTACCCGGCCGCGTATTTAATGGTGCGCGCCGCGGCCGAGCCATTCGACATCGGCGGGCACCGCATTCCGGCGAACAGCGTCCTGATGACGAGCCCCTACGCCATGCATCGTCACCCCGATCTCTGGGAGGATCCGGAGCGCTTCGACCCCGATCGCTTTGCCGAGAACGCTGAGCGCCGCTGGCACACGTTCAAGTATTTCCCCTTCGGAGGCGGCCCGCACATCTGTATCGGCAACCAATTCGCGTTGGTCGAAGGCCCGCTGATTCTGGCGACCATCGGGCAGCGCTACCGGTTCGCGCTCATGCATCCGAACCAGCAACTGGAACTGGAGCCTCAGATCACGCTCGGCCCAAAAGGCGGCATGCCGCTGCGCCTGCACCGGCGCACGCCGGCTCGCGAGGCGGCCTGA
- the dinB gene encoding DNA polymerase IV yields the protein MSRLVMHVDLDAFYAAVEQRDRPEWRGRPLVVGAEPGRRGVVATCSYEARRFGVHSAMPIAEAVRRLPAETVYVRPDMARYAGVSREIMRVLATLSPVVEPVSIDEAYLDVSGLERLIGPPEVVARRAKAAIHAAVGLTASVGIGPNRLIAKLASDARKPDGLLVVRLEEVRAFLDPLPLAALRGVGAVTARRLEQAGLRTVGDVRTRPLEELRRRLGARTGTQVHLQSHGIADDRVHPATERQSISKETTFAEDVVDTEVLRDTLRWAAQEVGYLARHAARKGAVVTLKIRLHPFETHTRSRTLEAPTADDRVIFGTAWDLYRADTHAGRAVRLIGLGLSGWTQAPVQPDLFADMDPREQVRADDRLDATLDAIRLKFGRHCIQRGLSRRP from the coding sequence ATGTCCCGCCTCGTCATGCACGTCGATCTCGACGCCTTCTATGCGGCGGTGGAGCAGCGCGACCGCCCGGAGTGGCGGGGGCGCCCATTGGTCGTCGGCGCCGAGCCCGGCCGACGCGGCGTGGTCGCGACCTGCTCCTACGAGGCGCGCCGCTTCGGCGTGCACTCGGCCATGCCGATTGCCGAAGCGGTGCGCCGTCTGCCGGCGGAGACGGTCTACGTGCGCCCGGACATGGCGCGCTATGCCGGCGTGTCGCGAGAGATCATGCGGGTGCTCGCCACCCTCTCCCCGGTCGTCGAGCCGGTCTCGATCGACGAGGCCTACCTGGATGTCTCGGGGTTGGAGCGGCTGATCGGTCCGCCCGAGGTCGTCGCACGGCGCGCCAAGGCGGCCATTCACGCGGCGGTCGGGCTGACCGCCTCGGTGGGGATCGGTCCGAACCGCCTGATCGCCAAGCTCGCCTCGGACGCCCGCAAGCCGGATGGACTCCTGGTGGTGCGCCTGGAGGAGGTCCGCGCCTTCCTGGATCCGCTGCCGCTCGCCGCCCTGCGCGGCGTCGGCGCCGTAACGGCCCGACGCCTCGAGCAAGCCGGCTTGCGGACGGTCGGCGACGTGCGTACCCGGCCGCTGGAGGAGCTGCGCCGACGCTTGGGCGCACGCACCGGCACGCAGGTGCATCTGCAGTCGCACGGGATCGCCGACGACCGGGTCCATCCGGCCACCGAACGGCAATCGATCTCCAAGGAGACGACCTTCGCCGAGGATGTCGTGGACACCGAGGTGCTGCGCGACACCCTGCGTTGGGCCGCGCAGGAGGTCGGCTATCTGGCCCGGCACGCCGCGCGCAAGGGCGCGGTGGTTACCCTGAAGATCCGCCTGCACCCCTTCGAGACCCATACCCGCTCCCGGACCCTGGAGGCACCGACCGCGGACGATCGGGTCATTTTCGGTACGGCCTGGGACCTGTACCGTGCCGACACCCACGCCGGTCGGGCGGTGCGGTTGATCGGTCTGGGTCTTTCCGGCTGGACCCAGGCACCCGTGCAGCCGGATCTGTTCGCGGACATGGATCCCCGCGAGCAGGTTCGTGCGGATGATCGCCTCGACGCGACGCTCGATGCGATCCGGCTCAAGTTCGGCAGGCACTGCATTCAGCGTGGACTCTCTCGGCGGCCATAG
- a CDS encoding TrbI/VirB10 family protein, whose translation MMLHRHWENLSPNAKRVAALGGGVFVVSVLTAGSFLFAPAQPPGLQSSSPRDTLVRNILTDADPRQLGIEALVNRLERMEKRMSEVQRNLERGATAAPNTPALGPAQREQDLGNARELEVLRGEIDQLREALAARARPTANPPGLPQPEQPVAADPASPAGTAAQPHRPAPMEALFGPPTAPLAVPGAAPSSAVPAQTPGRTLQIRTVAAPASSAPPAATPPGTPEPGSVYIPAGAILKGVLLNGIDMPTGQNARKDPVPALIRVKHQAILPNRVRADLRECFLLVGGFGDLASERAYLRGETFSCIRNDGGVIEIPIDGYAVGEDGKVGVRGRVVSKQGVLLAKALQAGFLQSFSQIFNRMPSIPVNTGTGTDLQFQSMLTPQALSAASAQGVGGAMDRLANYYLDMAEQLLPVIEVDAGRGAEFILNRGVSMKLADVVK comes from the coding sequence ATGATGCTGCACCGACACTGGGAGAACCTCTCGCCCAACGCCAAGCGGGTCGCCGCCCTCGGCGGCGGGGTCTTCGTGGTCTCCGTCCTGACGGCGGGGAGCTTTCTGTTCGCCCCGGCGCAGCCCCCTGGCCTGCAGTCGTCCTCGCCGCGCGATACCCTGGTGCGCAACATCCTCACGGATGCGGATCCGCGTCAACTCGGGATCGAGGCCCTGGTCAATCGCCTGGAGCGCATGGAAAAGCGCATGAGCGAGGTGCAGCGCAACCTCGAGCGCGGCGCAACCGCCGCACCGAACACCCCCGCGCTCGGACCGGCGCAGCGCGAGCAGGATCTGGGCAACGCGCGCGAGCTCGAGGTCCTGCGCGGAGAGATCGATCAACTGCGCGAGGCCCTCGCCGCCCGGGCACGGCCAACAGCAAACCCGCCGGGACTGCCGCAACCGGAGCAGCCCGTCGCTGCGGATCCGGCATCGCCGGCCGGCACCGCCGCGCAGCCACATCGACCGGCGCCGATGGAGGCGCTGTTCGGACCGCCGACGGCACCGCTCGCTGTTCCCGGCGCGGCACCCTCCTCCGCCGTCCCCGCCCAAACACCGGGGCGCACCCTGCAGATCCGCACCGTCGCCGCGCCGGCGTCGTCGGCGCCGCCCGCCGCAACCCCACCCGGCACCCCGGAGCCCGGCTCCGTCTATATCCCCGCCGGCGCCATCCTCAAGGGGGTGCTGCTCAACGGCATCGACATGCCGACCGGGCAGAACGCCCGCAAGGATCCCGTGCCGGCCCTGATCCGGGTCAAACACCAGGCGATCCTGCCCAACCGAGTCCGCGCGGATCTGCGCGAGTGCTTCCTGCTGGTCGGCGGCTTCGGCGATCTGGCCTCCGAGCGGGCCTATCTGCGCGGGGAGACCTTCAGCTGCATCCGCAACGACGGCGGCGTGATCGAGATCCCCATCGATGGCTACGCGGTGGGCGAGGACGGCAAGGTCGGGGTGCGCGGGCGGGTGGTCTCCAAACAAGGTGTGCTGCTCGCCAAGGCGCTGCAGGCCGGGTTCCTGCAATCCTTCTCGCAGATCTTCAACCGCATGCCGAGCATCCCGGTCAACACCGGCACCGGCACGGACCTGCAGTTCCAGTCCATGCTCACGCCCCAAGCCCTGAGTGCCGCCTCGGCGCAAGGCGTCGGCGGGGCAATGGACCGTCTGGCAAACTACTATCTGGACATGGCCGAGCAGCTGCTGCCGGTGATCGAGGTCGATGCGGGACGCGGGGCGGAGTTCATCCTCAATCGCGGGGTGTCGATGAAGCTCGCCGACGTGGTGAAGTAA
- a CDS encoding TraK domain-containing protein has product MITRRLSILAAVLAASSAQADPAFEIPPVPCTLLDAGCTPSAVSSVLQTSRAEPEGLIRTVMGGGATPARRTGGNLPVTLELGPRNLAVTPGTTVLIEIAIGHLNRIVTPFADPVVHTVSNASTQVDGSVVYVATDTEEPVALYIGDGQGSTTALALTLAPRYVPPREVRLTVPGYQGKRAGSTATTRAAVDPVAVMPMLANASERDGDGNGPSYVSDLVEQLRALAQGRLPAGFRIAKGSSGAKLRCAEGLKVRSGERAQGPASELIKARVTNTAAEPITIEHDTCRPDTATVAAMGAWPRRVLAPGEETEVFLLLARGAPPHRTTGQPQ; this is encoded by the coding sequence ATGATCACCCGACGTCTCTCCATCCTCGCCGCCGTCCTGGCCGCGTCGAGCGCACAGGCCGACCCGGCCTTCGAGATTCCCCCGGTCCCCTGCACGCTGCTCGACGCCGGGTGCACGCCGAGTGCCGTCTCCTCGGTTCTGCAGACGTCCCGCGCCGAACCCGAGGGCCTGATCCGCACCGTCATGGGCGGCGGAGCCACGCCGGCGCGGCGCACCGGCGGGAACCTGCCGGTGACCCTGGAGCTGGGTCCGCGCAACCTCGCCGTCACGCCGGGCACTACGGTGCTGATCGAGATCGCCATCGGACACCTCAACCGCATCGTCACGCCCTTTGCCGACCCGGTCGTGCACACCGTCTCGAATGCCTCGACACAGGTCGACGGCAGTGTGGTCTATGTCGCCACCGACACCGAAGAACCGGTGGCCCTGTACATCGGCGACGGCCAAGGCAGCACCACCGCCTTGGCGCTGACCTTGGCGCCGCGGTATGTTCCGCCGCGCGAGGTCCGCCTCACGGTGCCGGGGTATCAGGGCAAGCGCGCGGGAAGCACGGCCACGACGCGCGCCGCAGTCGATCCGGTGGCCGTCATGCCGATGTTGGCCAACGCCTCGGAGCGAGACGGCGACGGCAACGGGCCGTCGTACGTCTCGGACCTGGTCGAGCAGCTGCGTGCGCTGGCGCAAGGTCGGTTGCCCGCGGGCTTTCGGATCGCGAAGGGATCGAGCGGAGCGAAGCTGCGCTGTGCCGAGGGGCTGAAGGTGCGCAGCGGTGAACGCGCGCAGGGTCCCGCATCCGAACTGATCAAGGCCAGGGTCACCAACACCGCCGCGGAACCGATCACCATCGAGCACGACACCTGCCGTCCGGACACCGCCACCGTCGCCGCGATGGGCGCCTGGCCGCGCCGGGTGCTCGCGCCCGGCGAGGAGACCGAGGTCTTTCTCCTCCTCGCCCGCGGCGCGCCCCCGCATCGCACGACCGGGCAGCCGCAATGA
- a CDS encoding type IV conjugative transfer system protein TraE, with protein MTLGDFLSTWRGTTLENRVWRITVLVLVASNLILVGLVGQVERTVVLVPPVLEGEVTIAREYASQAVEESWGVYVAQLLGNVGPTTVDGLVRVLDPLLAGGLHREVMASIADQTEAIKRENIAMHFAPQTIAYDTATRTVFVTGQHKTEGPAAAPVLNRRTYELRVEFRNYRPLITHLEVYRGDPRSARDAHPEDANT; from the coding sequence ATGACCCTCGGCGACTTTCTCTCCACCTGGCGCGGCACGACCCTGGAGAACCGCGTCTGGCGCATCACGGTGCTGGTCCTGGTCGCCTCCAACCTGATCCTGGTCGGACTGGTCGGTCAGGTCGAGCGCACCGTGGTGCTGGTCCCGCCGGTGTTGGAAGGCGAGGTCACGATCGCGCGCGAGTACGCGAGCCAGGCCGTCGAGGAGTCCTGGGGGGTCTACGTCGCCCAGCTGCTCGGCAATGTCGGCCCGACCACCGTCGACGGGCTCGTGCGCGTCCTGGATCCGCTGCTCGCCGGCGGGCTGCATCGCGAGGTCATGGCCTCGATCGCCGATCAGACCGAAGCGATCAAGCGAGAGAACATCGCCATGCACTTCGCCCCGCAAACCATCGCCTACGACACCGCCACCCGCACCGTCTTCGTCACCGGACAGCACAAGACCGAAGGCCCGGCGGCCGCCCCCGTGCTCAACCGACGCACCTACGAGCTGCGCGTCGAGTTCCGCAACTACCGCCCGCTGATCACCCATCTGGAGGTGTATCGCGGCGATCCGCGCAGCGCGCGCGATGCCCACCCCGAGGACGCGAACACATGA
- the traL gene encoding type IV conjugative transfer system protein TraL — METLDFPHHIDEPPTLLLWRMDDLMPLVLALVAGILAGQLTIALLLGALLSHGYRRFRDRRADGYALHLIYWFGLMPLGARSTPNPFARHYVP; from the coding sequence ATGGAGACCCTCGACTTTCCCCACCACATCGACGAACCGCCCACGCTGCTGTTGTGGCGCATGGACGATCTGATGCCGCTGGTGCTGGCGCTCGTCGCCGGCATCCTCGCCGGACAGCTCACCATCGCCCTGCTGCTCGGCGCCCTGCTCTCGCACGGTTACCGGCGGTTTCGCGATCGCCGGGCCGACGGCTACGCCCTGCATCTGATCTACTGGTTCGGCCTCATGCCGCTCGGGGCACGCTCCACGCCCAACCCCTTCGCGCGGCACTACGTGCCATGA
- a CDS encoding type II toxin-antitoxin system TacA family antitoxin, with protein MMPRETIRTARFEARVSPEVLAVVKRAAELQGRSVSDFVVDAARDAAHRAIEEACIIRLSVEDQHRFAEALLNPEPLTPSMERAVARYLRQNA; from the coding sequence ATGATGCCGAGAGAGACCATCCGCACCGCCCGCTTCGAGGCCCGGGTATCGCCCGAGGTACTGGCCGTCGTCAAACGCGCCGCCGAGCTCCAGGGACGCAGTGTCAGCGACTTTGTCGTCGACGCCGCGCGGGACGCGGCCCATCGCGCCATCGAGGAGGCCTGCATCATCCGACTGTCCGTCGAGGATCAGCACAGGTTCGCGGAGGCGTTACTGAACCCGGAACCGCTCACGCCCTCGATGGAGCGCGCCGTCGCGCGTTACCTTCGCCAGAACGCGTAA
- a CDS encoding GNAT family N-acetyltransferase produces the protein MRGEGFRIELLGAQERGAFCSGVDALDRYFRERVTQDVRRRVSNCFVLLDADNQVAGYYTFAAAGIPLTDLPESLTKRLPRYPSLPAGLIGRLAVDRRHQRQGLGALLVVDAVARAVRAEPAIYALVVDAKDDHAAAFYARLGFHRLTSQSNRLFIPIREIAKRLSEQGK, from the coding sequence GTGCGCGGAGAGGGATTTCGTATCGAGCTTCTCGGAGCGCAGGAGCGCGGGGCCTTTTGCAGCGGCGTCGACGCACTGGATCGGTATTTCAGAGAACGCGTCACGCAGGACGTCCGGCGTCGCGTGAGCAACTGCTTTGTGTTGCTGGACGCCGACAACCAGGTTGCCGGTTACTACACCTTTGCGGCGGCGGGCATCCCGCTGACCGACTTGCCCGAGAGCCTGACCAAGCGTTTGCCGCGTTATCCATCACTTCCTGCCGGACTGATCGGGCGCTTGGCCGTTGACCGTCGTCATCAACGACAGGGTCTGGGTGCACTCCTTGTCGTCGATGCCGTTGCGCGCGCCGTCCGGGCAGAACCGGCGATCTATGCGCTTGTCGTGGACGCAAAGGACGATCACGCCGCCGCGTTTTATGCTCGCCTGGGGTTTCATCGCCTTACAAGCCAATCCAACCGCCTTTTCATCCCGATCCGCGAGATTGCAAAGCGGCTCTCGGAACAGGGAAAGTGA
- a CDS encoding DUF4400 domain-containing protein has product MWDSPSTKEGRGVWLWAVASTLLLFVLELVLFASFIPSDWAHGVEQTERRELVEILGADAAQAIVARGARWYETLFVETGIAPWTYRLVATGPGVESGYGLEPIGASPAWAWLRGRLDVIWGAFAQALRRFALLLAWWPFMAIVLTAAIGDGWLRRRIRQYGFVYASPLAHHTALRILLALWLIVGLLLFAPIAMPVLAVPILGVASALCVAFVVTHTQKQL; this is encoded by the coding sequence GTGTGGGATAGCCCGAGCACCAAAGAGGGTCGCGGCGTGTGGCTGTGGGCGGTCGCCTCCACCCTGCTGCTCTTCGTGCTCGAGCTCGTGCTGTTCGCCTCCTTCATCCCGAGCGATTGGGCGCACGGCGTCGAGCAGACCGAGCGGCGCGAACTCGTGGAGATCCTCGGGGCCGATGCGGCGCAGGCAATTGTGGCCCGCGGCGCGCGGTGGTACGAGACGCTCTTCGTGGAGACCGGCATCGCCCCCTGGACCTATCGACTGGTCGCGACCGGACCGGGCGTGGAATCCGGGTACGGCCTGGAGCCGATCGGCGCGAGTCCTGCCTGGGCTTGGCTGCGCGGACGCCTGGACGTGATTTGGGGCGCGTTCGCACAGGCCCTGCGCCGGTTCGCGCTGCTGCTGGCCTGGTGGCCGTTCATGGCGATCGTGCTGACGGCGGCGATCGGCGACGGCTGGCTGCGCCGTCGCATCCGGCAATACGGGTTCGTCTACGCCAGCCCGCTGGCGCATCACACCGCGCTGCGGATCCTGCTCGCGCTCTGGCTGATCGTCGGGCTGCTGCTGTTCGCGCCGATCGCGATGCCGGTCCTCGCGGTTCCGATACTCGGCGTCGCCTCGGCGCTGTGCGTGGCGTTCGTGGTGACCCATACGCAGAAGCAGCTCTGA